Below is a genomic region from Terriglobales bacterium.
ACCCTGTTCTTCACCGGGATGTTCCCGGAGTCTATCAATCACTGGCGCCTCCGCAAGCAGCGCCTGGAGAACTTCGTCGACTTCATGAAGGCCGGCAAGGAGAGCTACTACATCGTCTCCAAGTTCGAGTACTTCGAGTACGCCAAGGTCGCGCCGCTCTTCAAGCAGCTCGCCAACGACTTCGAGAGCTGCGTCTACGGGCTCAACCTGGTGAAGAACGAGCTCCAGGAGATGCGCCACCCCATCGTGAAGCAGACGACGGAACTGATCATGTAGGACCTTTTGGCCGCGGATCGCCACGGAGGAACACGGATGATCCGTGAGATCCGTGGCTAACTCAACCGGTAGAAGCTCAACACCGCGTCCCCCTGCTTCAACTCCCGAAAGCGCGTGAGCGCGCCGAACTGCCCCCCGGGGTCGAAGCGCTTGGAGTGCTCCGCGACGACCAGCGACCCGGGCTTGAGCAGTTGCGACTGCGAAACGAAGCCGAGCGACTGCTCGTAGGCCTCGGCGTCGGCGTAAGGCGGGTCGAGGAAGACGACGTCGGCGGAAACAGCCTGCGCGTCGAGCTGCCGCAAGGCCTTCGCGGCCGGCTGGTCGAGCACCTGCCAACCTTCTTCCACCTGCA
It encodes:
- a CDS encoding RsmD family RNA methyltransferase, encoding LEGSVWLDCYAGSGAVGIEALSRGARQVYFIETARGSVAAIRANLKSLQVEEGWQVLDQPAAKALRQLDAQAVSADVVFLDPPYADAEAYEQSLGFVSQSQLLKPGSLVVAEHSKRFDPGGQFGALTRFRELKQGDAVLSFYRLS